Below is a genomic region from Pyrococcus kukulkanii.
AATAGATGCGGCAAGAAGAACGTTCAAGTTCAGGCGGGGAAAATTAGGGGAGCCGGGAGAGATAGGGCACTACGCGGCGTTGCTGGACTTCGGCAGCTTTTACCTGGCGATGACCACGGATGGTGTCGGGACTAAAGTTCTAGTCGCTGAAGCCGTTGGGAAGTTCGATACGATAGGAATAGACATGATAGCGATGAACGTCAACGATCTGATCTGCGTTGGTGCGGAGCCTGTAGCGTTAGTTGACTACTTCGCCATAAGGGAACCTAAAGATGAGGTATTCGAGCAAGTAGCTAAAGGCCTTTACAGGGGGGCTGAAGAGGCAGGAATAGCGATAGTTGGTGGGGAAACCGCGGTGATGCCTGACTTGATCAACGGCTATGACCTGGCAGGGACTGCGATCGGGATAGTCGAGAAGGACAAGGTAATAACGGGAGAGAAGATAAGGCCTGGGGACATAGTGATTGGCATTTCCAGCTCGGGAATTCACTCCAACGGTTTGACCCTCGCCAGGAAGCTTCTAATCCCAAAGTACGGCCTCGACTACGAGTACGAGGGGAGGAAGCTTTGGGAGTGGCTACTTGAGCCTACAAGAATTTACGTTAAGCCAGTCCTTGAGCTACTAAAGAGGGTTGAGGTTCACGGGCTGGCCCACATCACGGGCGGAGGGTTGTTAAACCTCAAAAGGCTGACCAACTATGGATTCAGGCTTAGAATGCCTCCAATTACCGGAATCTTCAAGTTAATACACGAGAACGGCGTTCCCCTCGAGGAGATGTTCAGGGTCTTCAACATGGGCGTTGGCTTCATCGTTGTGGTTCCCCAGGAGGAAGGGGAAGAGGCACTTGAAGTCCTCAATAGGTACTACGAGAGCTGGGAGCTTGGGGTCGTGACGAGGGGAGGGAACATAGTGGTTGAGAATTACGGAATAGCTTTTTAAGCCCGAGGGCCCAGGATGTCCGGGGGAGGGAATGGGAGAGGCCAAGGGGCTCTGGAGGTACTGGGATCTAATAACTGTCATCGCGCTCTCGCTGATCCTTGATCTAATAATTTTTGTTGCTCCGGACAGCTTTATTCGGAAAGTCCTGGGCCTAGTTTTTGTTCTGTTTCTCCCAGGATACGTCTTTATAACTGCACTCTTTCCAGAGAGGAAGGAGCTCGACAACTTAGAAAGGCTGGCATTAAGCTTTGGGCTGAGCATAGCTATAGTTCCCCTGATAGGGCTTGCCCTGAACTACACGCCCTGGGGGATAAGGCTGGTTCCCATACTGGTGAGTCTAACCGTGTTTAACGTTGCCTTTGCGCTCGTTGGAATGTACAGGAGGAGGAACGCCATAAATCCGTGGATCCCCTGGGTGACCTTAGAGGATATAAAGAGGGAGCTCGAGTGGGAGGAAGCTAGCAGGTTGGATAAGGCCCTGACGGTTATCCTAATAATAGCGATAATTGCATCTATTGGAACCTTGGTCTATGTGGTTACCCACCCGAAGCCCGGGGAGGCCTTTACGGAGTTCTACATCTTAGGCCCCAAGGGGAAGGCTGCTGACTATCCGACGGAGCTCTTCGTTAACGAGACCGGTAAAGTCATTATTGGGATAGTTAACCACGAGCACAGGAACGTGACCTATTACGTTGAGATATGGCTGGTGAACTTAACCTACAACTTCACGACCAACGAGACTATAATCCATGAGATGTACCTCATGGACAGGTTCAACGTTACCCTTCCCCATGTTCCTGTGAACATAGAGGGCAACTGGACGCCCCAGTTCGAGATGAACTACACCTTTAAGATAGACAAGCCTGGAAGGTGGCAGGTTTGGTTCCTGCTGTTCAAGGATAGGGAACCGCCAATTCCCGAGAGTTGTCTTAAGGGAGGGAACTGCTTAGGGGAGAAGTGGAGGATACTTGAGGCCATAAACGGGACGATACAAAGCTTAAAGTTAAACGTGAAGGTTGAGAAGGTTTAGATATGTTGTTTGGAGGCCATCAACACTACTTCCGGGTCACTGGAGGCAATAAAACCACACTAAAGGAACCAACAACCTACAGGATAATTTAATAAACAGAGGGAAATTCGAGGAATCCCGTCCTGGTTGTCCACCACTTTTTGAACTTCTGAACCCTCGTAGCGGGCAACTTCCTCACGCCTTCATTGTCGGAGGGAGCTAATTCAGTTAAAGTCCTCATTCGGGCTCAGAACCTCACACACCGAGAATGTCCACAAAATTGCGAAAAACAAAGCCGGCAAATGTCCCACTTGCTGTTATCTATGGAACGGCCCTAAGTCCAAGGACATTGACCACTAATACCCAAATTTCAGCTATGTCCAGTAAACTGCCCAAATTTTGAAGGTTTATACATTTAGTGCGCAAAGTGAGGGGGGCATATAATTGCACTAGAAAAGAGAGCCTTACGTTGAGAGGGAGGTGGAAAAACTCAGGAAGTACCTTCACACTGACCTGATAAAGGTCATAACTGGCCCTCGTAGGACAGGAAAGAGTTCCTTAGCTGTGAGGACTCTCAAGGAAAACTTCGGCTATGTGAAGTTTTGAAGTTGATTTATTTCTCCTTTTCTTATTCTTATTCGATGTAGTAATTCAAAAGATTTAAGTTTTGTAATACAGAATTTGCCTATGGTGAATTACATGACTTCTGTTGTCATAAGCATTCGAGTTCCACCGGAGCTAAAAAAGGAAATGGATGAGCTTAGGGGAGAAATTAACTGGAGTGAAGAGATAAGGGAGTTCATAAAAAAGAGGATAGAAGAGGAGAAGAAGCGGAGAGCTCTTGAAAGGTTCATAGATGTAGTAAAGACGCTTCCCGAGGCCCCCAGGGGAACGGCAAAAAACCTCGTGAGGGAGGATCGTGATAGTCATTGACACCTCTGCATTCTCAAAGGTCCTCATTAGGGAAGAGGGCTGGGAGGAGGTAGTCCCCTATTTAAAGCCAGAACGAGAACCGTGCACGGTGGAGATGCTAATAATCGAAGCAACAAACGTGTTGTGGAAGTATGTTACCAAGTACAAAGCATTTAGCCAAGAAAAAGCTGAGGAACTTTATGATGCAATGATTGAGCTGGTTAAGGAAGGCCTTTTAAAGGTAGAATCAAATTCAAAATATCTGAATGAGGCCTTAGGGATTGCCATCAAAGAAGGAATCGCCGTTTACGATGCCCTTTTCATAGCTCAAGC
It encodes:
- a CDS encoding type II toxin-antitoxin system VapC family toxin — protein: MIVIDTSAFSKVLIREEGWEEVVPYLKPEREPCTVEMLIIEATNVLWKYVTKYKAFSQEKAEELYDAMIELVKEGLLKVESNSKYLNEALGIAIKEGIAVYDALFIAQALSLNAPLLTCDEKQGETARKMGVEVVLI
- a CDS encoding DUF1616 domain-containing protein gives rise to the protein MGEAKGLWRYWDLITVIALSLILDLIIFVAPDSFIRKVLGLVFVLFLPGYVFITALFPERKELDNLERLALSFGLSIAIVPLIGLALNYTPWGIRLVPILVSLTVFNVAFALVGMYRRRNAINPWIPWVTLEDIKRELEWEEASRLDKALTVILIIAIIASIGTLVYVVTHPKPGEAFTEFYILGPKGKAADYPTELFVNETGKVIIGIVNHEHRNVTYYVEIWLVNLTYNFTTNETIIHEMYLMDRFNVTLPHVPVNIEGNWTPQFEMNYTFKIDKPGRWQVWFLLFKDREPPIPESCLKGGNCLGEKWRILEAINGTIQSLKLNVKVEKV
- the purM gene encoding phosphoribosylformylglycinamidine cyclo-ligase — protein: MLTYAQAGVDEEKTSRALKHIIDAARRTFKFRRGKLGEPGEIGHYAALLDFGSFYLAMTTDGVGTKVLVAEAVGKFDTIGIDMIAMNVNDLICVGAEPVALVDYFAIREPKDEVFEQVAKGLYRGAEEAGIAIVGGETAVMPDLINGYDLAGTAIGIVEKDKVITGEKIRPGDIVIGISSSGIHSNGLTLARKLLIPKYGLDYEYEGRKLWEWLLEPTRIYVKPVLELLKRVEVHGLAHITGGGLLNLKRLTNYGFRLRMPPITGIFKLIHENGVPLEEMFRVFNMGVGFIVVVPQEEGEEALEVLNRYYESWELGVVTRGGNIVVENYGIAF
- the vapB gene encoding type II toxin-antitoxin system VapB family antitoxin; this translates as MVNYMTSVVISIRVPPELKKEMDELRGEINWSEEIREFIKKRIEEEKKRRALERFIDVVKTLPEAPRGTAKNLVREDRDSH